GAACGTCTCGAAGAACTCCTCGCGGGTCACCCCGGCGTCCTTGCACTGGGCCACGTGGTAGCTGATGCAGTCATCGCAGCGCAGCACCATCGAGGCGACCAGGCCCAGCAGCTCCTTGGTCTTCACATCCAGCGCGCCGGCCTGGTAGGTCTGGGTGTCCAGCGCGAAGAAGCGGCGGACCACCTGGTTGGGCTCGCCCAGGATGCGCTGGTTCATGCGCTGGCGGAATTCGGTGAACTCGGCGATGCGGTCCTTGCTGCCGTCGTCGGCCGCGCTCACGCCTGGCCCTCGCCGGCCAGCAGCGGTTCCAGCTTGCCGGCCCGGTGCAGCGCCATCATGTCGTCATAGCCGCCCACGTGAACGTCGCCGACGAAGATCTGCGGCACGCTGGTGCGGCGGGTCTTGGCCATCATCTTGTCGCGCTCGACCGGGTCCAGGTCGATCCGCACTTCGGTCCAGTCGCGCCCCTTGCTCTTCAGGAAGTTCTTGGCGGCCACGCAGTAGGGGCAGACGGCGGTGGAATAGATGGTGATGGCGGGGGCCCCACCCGGGTTGGACGCAACATCTTGGCTCACGGGAAACTCCACGGACAAACGAGTGTCTGTATATGGTAGCTGGCCGCTGGTTTTTCCATGTCATGACCGCAACACTGTGGATTAACCGCAGATTGGCATGGGGCCTGTCACGCTGCCGCCCTGGTTCCCCGCCCT
This is a stretch of genomic DNA from Stenotrophomonas rhizophila. It encodes these proteins:
- a CDS encoding carboxymuconolactone decarboxylase family protein, whose amino-acid sequence is MSAADDGSKDRIAEFTEFRQRMNQRILGEPNQVVRRFFALDTQTYQAGALDVKTKELLGLVASMVLRCDDCISYHVAQCKDAGVTREEFFETFSVGLVVGGSIVIPHLRRAVDFLDQLEGGAAAPAVHEH
- the grxC gene encoding glutaredoxin 3, producing MSQDVASNPGGAPAITIYSTAVCPYCVAAKNFLKSKGRDWTEVRIDLDPVERDKMMAKTRRTSVPQIFVGDVHVGGYDDMMALHRAGKLEPLLAGEGQA